A region from the Campylobacter blaseri genome encodes:
- the ilvA gene encoding threonine ammonia-lyase, whose translation MVDLKSIMQAKRTINGFVEKTPFVISTKLSKRFKTEVYLKSENLQRTGAYKIRGAYNMISHLSDEQKSHGVIAASAGNHAQGVAISAREFCIRAVIVMPEATPLLKVSGTKNLGAEVILKGDNFDEAYSYALEYAKENNLTFVHPFDNEYVQAGQGTIALEMFEDVEDLDCLIIPVGGGGMISGVASCAKQINPDIKIIAVSSKGAPAMYESFKAKKPVNSNYVKTIADGISVRDASPITLKHILDTVDEFVQVDDEEIASAVLFLLEEQKIVVEGAGAAGVAALMSGKLKNIKDKKIGIILSGGNIDVQMLNIIIEKGLIKTFRKMTINVTLIDKPGALMGLTDALKKSNANIVKIDYDRFSTNLDYGDAAITITLETKGEEHQKNVIKTLSESGYRFTQIF comes from the coding sequence ATGGTTGATTTAAAGTCTATAATGCAGGCCAAAAGAACTATAAATGGATTTGTTGAAAAAACTCCATTTGTAATAAGCACAAAATTAAGTAAAAGATTTAAGACAGAAGTTTATTTAAAAAGTGAAAACTTACAAAGAACAGGCGCATATAAAATTCGTGGTGCTTATAATATGATATCACATTTAAGCGATGAACAAAAATCTCATGGAGTTATTGCAGCAAGTGCTGGAAACCATGCACAAGGCGTTGCAATTAGTGCAAGAGAGTTTTGTATAAGAGCTGTTATAGTTATGCCTGAAGCTACTCCGCTTTTAAAAGTAAGTGGCACGAAAAACCTTGGAGCTGAGGTCATTTTAAAAGGTGATAATTTTGATGAAGCTTACTCTTATGCTTTAGAATATGCAAAAGAGAATAATTTGACATTTGTTCACCCATTTGATAATGAATATGTTCAAGCAGGGCAAGGAACTATAGCTCTTGAGATGTTTGAAGATGTTGAGGATTTAGATTGCTTGATTATACCTGTTGGTGGTGGAGGTATGATAAGTGGTGTTGCAAGCTGTGCAAAGCAGATAAATCCAGATATAAAAATCATAGCTGTATCTTCAAAAGGTGCACCTGCTATGTATGAAAGTTTTAAAGCTAAAAAACCTGTAAACTCAAACTATGTAAAAACCATAGCGGATGGAATTTCAGTTAGAGATGCTAGCCCTATAACTCTAAAACATATTTTAGATACTGTTGATGAATTTGTTCAAGTTGATGATGAAGAGATAGCAAGTGCTGTTTTGTTTCTACTTGAAGAGCAAAAAATTGTAGTAGAAGGTGCTGGTGCTGCTGGGGTTGCTGCGCTTATGAGTGGTAAACTAAAAAATATAAAAGATAAAAAAATAGGCATAATTTTAAGCGGTGGAAATATAGATGTTCAGATGTTAAATATCATTATTGAAAAAGGTCTTATAAAAACTTTTAGAAAAATGACTATAAATGTAACATTGATAGATAAACCGGGCGCTTTAATGGGACTAACAGACGCACTTAAAAAATCAAATGCAAATATTGTAAAAATAGACTACGATAGGTTTTCTACAAATCTTGATTATGGTGATGCTGCTATAACTATAACACTTGAGACTAAGGGCGAAGAGCATCAAAAAAATGTTATAAAAACATTAAGTGAAAGCGGGTATAGATTTACTCAAATTTTTTAA
- a CDS encoding DUF4230 domain-containing protein, with amino-acid sequence METLLFIILIVLLFLVFVLFKQNKKLKGKKSGSKSQISTEITKIKSIGELNVFKIYSKEIVTKKDSPMEGFWDTLLGWSMTKRQIAVIFEFEINFIYDLNSEEFSIKKQEDGSYKITMPPCKYNYNIKDMKIYDEKNAKFLPFLLPDSLNGIFGSRFDEADKNRIIDEAKEEVKNMSIKIINDLEEKIHKSARDTLEAISSNFGIEKLSFEFVDKNINKIDLKNSKIEIDNFLKQKMIS; translated from the coding sequence ATGGAAACTTTACTTTTTATAATCTTAATAGTGCTTTTGTTTTTGGTATTTGTTTTGTTTAAACAAAACAAAAAGCTAAAAGGTAAAAAAAGCGGTAGTAAATCACAAATTTCTACTGAGATAACTAAGATTAAAAGCATTGGCGAGCTAAATGTTTTTAAAATCTACAGCAAAGAAATTGTTACAAAAAAAGATAGTCCAATGGAGGGCTTTTGGGATACATTACTTGGATGGTCGATGACAAAAAGACAAATAGCTGTTATTTTCGAGTTTGAGATAAATTTTATCTATGATTTAAACAGTGAAGAATTTAGTATAAAAAAACAAGAAGATGGCAGTTATAAGATAACAATGCCGCCTTGTAAATATAATTATAATATTAAAGATATGAAAATTTATGACGAGAAAAATGCTAAATTTTTACCTTTTTTACTTCCTGATTCGCTAAATGGAATTTTTGGAAGTAGATTTGATGAAGCGGATAAAAACCGCATAATTGACGAAGCTAAAGAAGAGGTAAAAAATATGTCAATTAAGATAATTAATGATTTGGAGGAAAAAATTCATAAATCAGCAAGAGATACACTAGAAGCTATATCTTCAAATTTTGGAATTGAAAAATTGAGTTTTGAATTTGTTGATAAAAATATTAATAAGATTGATCTTAAAAATAGTAAAATAGAGATAGATAATTTTTTAAAACAAAAAATGATATCTTAA
- the truA gene encoding tRNA pseudouridine(38-40) synthase TruA, protein MNLKIIYSYDGSKFHGSQRQPDKKSVENILQNSFNSIGIYENLISSSRTDKGVHALNQVSTIICPNFWDLNKLVKVLNKNCHPHIHIKNISIMKNDFHPRYDAKFRSYRYIINHQNYNPFLSNYCYFYKELDLKLLNRALSKFIGKYDFVNFMKTGSDNKTTIRNIYKSYAYKYNNYTIIKFKADGFLRAQVRLMIANAIKEIETEESFTIKKAITRNPAPPNGLYLERIFY, encoded by the coding sequence ATGAATTTAAAAATAATATACTCATATGATGGTTCAAAATTTCATGGTTCACAAAGACAACCAGATAAAAAAAGTGTTGAAAATATTTTACAAAATTCCTTTAATAGTATTGGAATATATGAAAATCTAATCTCAAGCTCAAGAACAGACAAGGGCGTGCATGCCCTAAATCAAGTAAGCACTATAATTTGCCCTAATTTTTGGGATCTTAATAAATTAGTTAAGGTTTTAAATAAAAATTGTCATCCTCATATACACATAAAAAATATATCAATTATGAAAAATGATTTTCATCCAAGATATGATGCGAAATTTAGAAGCTATAGATATATAATAAACCATCAAAATTACAATCCATTTTTGTCAAATTACTGCTATTTTTATAAAGAGTTAGATTTGAAGCTTTTAAATAGAGCTTTGAGTAAATTTATAGGAAAATATGATTTTGTAAATTTTATGAAAACAGGAAGTGACAATAAGACAACCATTAGAAATATATATAAATCCTATGCATATAAATATAATAATTATACAATTATAAAATTTAAAGCAGATGGTTTTTTAAGGGCACAGGTTAGATTAATGATAGCAAATGCGATAAAGGAAATAGAAACAGAAGAAAGCTTTACAATAAAAAAAGCAATTACGAGAAATCCAGCACCACCAAATGGGTTGTATTTAGAAAGAATATTCTATTAA
- a CDS encoding LptF/LptG family permease produces the protein MGRINRYLFSNFIGNFASLFSTLFLIMSIVFFIQIARITSYIQIDIFELFKLYLFMLPRILVFTTPIAFFVSLAMAFFRLSKDNEVTVLFTFGYSPKKIGNFFMQTSLIMSILLLFISIVMMPIAENLKDNFIDYKKTQATLNIKASEFGQSFGDWLIFIESENKNKNGNIYENLIMYSPKKGQDKERVILAKEGKFRSIDSVFEMILKDGKIYTIDDTYHITTFNTMTMRSRSSDKISDAQSIFNYWDEMRVNKKRKKDFTIYVLVSLFPLATVLFALSFGIITYRYENGFIYANIFGVLFSYFAGIMLLANTPMIAIPLIFISCFVLSFLWFKKKILNKY, from the coding sequence ATGGGTAGAATCAATAGATATCTATTTTCAAATTTCATAGGTAACTTTGCTTCTCTTTTTAGCACTCTTTTTTTAATAATGTCAATTGTATTTTTTATACAAATTGCAAGAATAACATCATATATACAAATTGATATTTTTGAACTGTTTAAATTATACCTTTTTATGCTACCAAGAATACTAGTTTTTACAACCCCTATAGCTTTTTTTGTCTCACTAGCTATGGCTTTTTTTAGATTATCTAAAGATAATGAAGTAACAGTTTTATTTACCTTTGGATACTCACCTAAAAAAATAGGCAATTTTTTTATGCAAACATCACTCATTATGTCTATTTTACTACTTTTTATATCGATTGTGATGATGCCAATAGCTGAAAATTTAAAAGATAATTTTATAGACTACAAAAAAACTCAAGCAACACTAAATATAAAAGCTAGTGAATTTGGACAAAGTTTTGGGGATTGGCTTATATTTATAGAAAGCGAAAATAAAAATAAAAATGGAAATATATATGAAAACTTAATAATGTATTCTCCAAAAAAAGGACAAGATAAAGAAAGAGTTATACTAGCTAAAGAGGGTAAATTTAGAAGCATTGACTCTGTTTTTGAGATGATTTTAAAAGATGGAAAAATTTATACGATAGATGATACATATCACATCACAACATTTAATACCATGACAATGAGATCACGCTCTTCTGATAAAATTTCAGATGCCCAAAGTATTTTTAACTACTGGGATGAGATGAGAGTTAATAAAAAGAGAAAAAAGGACTTTACTATATATGTTTTAGTTTCACTTTTTCCTTTAGCTACGGTGCTATTTGCACTATCTTTTGGCATAATAACCTATAGATATGAAAATGGCTTTATATATGCAAATATATTTGGTGTTTTATTTAGTTACTTTGCAGGTATAATGTTACTTGCAAATACTCCGATGATTGCAATTCCTCTTATTTTTATCTCTTGTTTTGTGCTCTCTTTTTTATGGTTTAAAAAGAAGATACTAAATAAATACTAA
- a CDS encoding prepilin peptidase produces MIVLALFYFITGICIGSFSNVLIYRLPKDESINFPASNCQSCHTALKWYHNIPIFSWLFLGGKCAFCKDKISIQYPLVELAGGILMLIVFYKENPELDYVALFKTLMVGILFIVLLALSMIDFRYKGAPDLLLNTGVILSLLYSFSLDGIKNALIFATIFWILRFILSKIKKQEAMGLADIYIFGIIGAVLDLKLGFMAIFLGAILTLPAYAIIRKKDYELPFIPFLSAGLFIIYIFNTYALEILGWLYG; encoded by the coding sequence ATGATTGTTTTGGCATTATTTTATTTTATTACTGGTATCTGTATAGGCTCATTTAGTAATGTTTTGATATATAGATTACCAAAAGATGAGAGTATAAATTTTCCAGCCTCGAATTGTCAAAGTTGTCACACAGCTCTAAAGTGGTATCACAATATACCTATTTTTTCTTGGCTTTTTTTAGGTGGAAAATGTGCTTTTTGTAAAGATAAAATAAGTATTCAATACCCTTTAGTAGAACTTGCTGGTGGGATTTTAATGCTCATTGTATTTTATAAAGAAAATCCCGAACTTGACTATGTTGCACTATTTAAAACATTAATGGTTGGCATTTTATTTATAGTTTTACTAGCTCTTAGTATGATTGATTTTAGATATAAAGGTGCACCTGATCTGCTTTTAAATACTGGGGTTATTTTGTCTTTATTGTATTCTTTTAGTTTAGATGGTATTAAAAATGCCCTTATATTTGCTACTATTTTTTGGATTTTAAGATTTATATTAAGTAAGATTAAAAAACAAGAAGCAATGGGGCTTGCTGATATATATATATTTGGAATTATAGGTGCAGTTTTAGATCTTAAGCTCGGTTTTATGGCTATTTTCTTAGGTGCGATTTTAACTCTACCTGCATATGCAATAATAAGAAAAAAAGATTATGAACTCCCATTTATACCCTTTTTATCTGCTGGGTTATTTATAATATATATATTTAATACTTATGCCTTAGAAATATTAGGTTGGCTTTATGGGTAG
- the uppS gene encoding polyprenyl diphosphate synthase — protein sequence MNKLNHLAIIMDGNGRWAKQKGMLRAFGHEKGANVVERVCRVCIQNNIPNLTLYAFSTENWSRPKNEVNFLINLFKKFLKEKEAIILKENIKFKAIGDIDIFDDELKEKILNLENLSKNNSKLNLALAVNYGSKNEIVRACRALLKENQDINEENINLHLDTYDMGDVDLLIRTGGEQRLSNFLLWQASYAELYFTKTLWPDFDSVELQNIMDNYKKIKRKFGGL from the coding sequence ATGAACAAGCTAAACCACTTAGCCATAATAATGGATGGAAATGGAAGATGGGCTAAGCAAAAAGGAATGCTAAGGGCATTTGGACATGAAAAAGGAGCCAATGTAGTTGAGAGAGTTTGTAGAGTTTGTATCCAAAACAATATACCAAATTTAACACTATATGCATTTAGCACCGAAAACTGGTCAAGACCTAAAAACGAAGTTAATTTTTTAATCAATCTATTTAAAAAATTTCTAAAAGAAAAAGAGGCTATCATCTTAAAAGAGAATATAAAATTTAAAGCTATTGGAGATATTGATATCTTTGATGATGAATTAAAAGAGAAAATTTTAAATTTAGAAAATTTATCAAAAAACAACTCAAAATTAAACTTAGCATTAGCTGTAAATTATGGCTCTAAAAATGAGATAGTTAGGGCTTGTAGAGCATTGCTTAAAGAAAATCAAGATATTAACGAAGAAAATATAAATTTACACTTAGATACATACGATATGGGTGATGTTGATTTGCTTATTAGAACAGGTGGAGAACAAAGACTTTCTAATTTTTTACTATGGCAAGCAAGCTACGCAGAGTTATATTTTACAAAAACTCTGTGGCCTGATTTTGATAGTGTAGAACTACAAAATATAATGGATAATTATAAAAAAATTAAAAGAAAATTTGGTGGATTATGA
- the coaBC gene encoding bifunctional phosphopantothenoylcysteine decarboxylase/phosphopantothenate--cysteine ligase CoaBC produces the protein MLTNKKILLAVCGSISFYKAYEILSSLKKLNADVYVMLSDGALKFASIDSFRALCDHEILCSSTEDFQKGISHIGYSKVDLVVVAPATVNTINKLANGICDDVFMQTLIAASNVPFIIAPAANNRMLEHFSVQNSLKTLKRHGTTIVDPVKKLLACGDFGKGGLAEVDNIIMAIKKEFLKDSFYVDKTVIVTGGATMEKIDDVRALTNLSSGKMSKALADAFYFLGANVIYISSIEFEVPYKLIKFTSSFGLKTAIENQRLKKDDILVMAAAVSDFIPNKIKGKITKDDVKDILTLKFKKNEDILTSINMNNIKKIGFKLEISKTEALEKAQMMLIKKNVDAVCLNVLDDFVKFGSDNTKITFVTKSGNIEIPQGPKVDVAFEIAEYIKSL, from the coding sequence ATGTTAACAAATAAAAAAATACTATTAGCGGTTTGTGGAAGCATAAGCTTTTACAAGGCTTATGAAATCCTATCTAGTCTAAAAAAATTAAATGCTGATGTATATGTTATGCTTAGTGATGGTGCTTTAAAATTTGCAAGCATAGATAGTTTTAGAGCATTATGTGACCATGAGATTTTATGTTCAAGTACTGAAGACTTTCAAAAAGGAATTAGCCACATTGGTTATTCCAAGGTAGATTTAGTAGTGGTTGCACCTGCTACTGTAAATACTATAAATAAACTTGCAAATGGAATTTGTGATGATGTTTTTATGCAGACACTGATTGCAGCATCTAATGTTCCTTTTATAATAGCACCTGCTGCAAATAATAGAATGCTTGAACACTTTAGTGTACAAAATTCACTTAAAACCTTAAAAAGACACGGAACAACTATCGTTGATCCGGTAAAAAAACTACTTGCTTGTGGAGATTTTGGCAAAGGCGGTTTAGCAGAAGTTGACAATATCATAATGGCTATAAAAAAAGAGTTTTTAAAAGATAGCTTTTATGTAGATAAAACTGTTATAGTAACAGGTGGTGCTACTATGGAAAAAATCGACGATGTTAGAGCTCTTACAAATTTATCAAGCGGAAAAATGTCTAAAGCCCTAGCTGATGCTTTTTATTTTTTAGGAGCAAATGTCATATATATAAGTAGTATTGAATTTGAAGTTCCATATAAACTAATCAAATTTACCTCATCTTTTGGCCTAAAAACAGCTATAGAAAACCAAAGATTAAAAAAAGATGATATTTTAGTTATGGCTGCTGCTGTAAGTGATTTTATACCAAATAAAATAAAAGGTAAAATAACAAAAGATGATGTTAAAGATATATTGACACTTAAATTTAAAAAGAATGAAGATATATTAACAAGCATAAATATGAATAATATTAAAAAAATAGGCTTCAAGCTTGAAATTTCAAAAACAGAAGCTTTGGAAAAAGCTCAAATGATGCTTATTAAAAAGAATGTGGATGCGGTTTGTCTTAATGTTTTAGACGATTTTGTTAAATTTGGTAGTGATAATACAAAAATTACATTTGTTACAAAATCTGGAAATATAGAAATACCTCAAGGTCCTAAAGTTGATGTAGCATTTGAAATAGCAGAATACATAAAAAGCTTATAG
- the glmU gene encoding bifunctional UDP-N-acetylglucosamine diphosphorylase/glucosamine-1-phosphate N-acetyltransferase GlmU: protein MMNNTSIIILAAGFGTRMKSSKAKVLFEICGEPMIIHILKKAYEISDDVSVVLNHQFDEIKDVILSKFKNTKIYKQDIKNYPGTAGALKDIKFNKEKTLILCGDMPLIKIDELKKLILTNADITLSVFEAKDPTGYGRVININGEIQKIVEEKDATEEEKLVRSSNAGCYCFKSEVLKQILPKISNKNTQNEYYLTDSIKIAKNMNLSCLAIEVNEDNFMGINDKFALSKAEEIMQDEIKEALMKQGVLMRLPKTIYIDSRAKFEGECAIEENASIIGDSYIKNSIIKSSTIIEYSYIENSDIGPLAHIRPKCEIKDTHIGNFVELKNAKVNGIKAGHLSYLGDCEIQSGTNVGCGTITCNYDGKNKYKTIIGKNVFIGSDTQFVAPVVIEDDVIIGAGSTITKDVKKGSLAISRAKQINKDEFYYKFFKDENVNK from the coding sequence ATTATGAATAATACATCAATTATAATATTAGCAGCTGGGTTTGGAACTAGGATGAAATCTAGTAAAGCAAAAGTTCTTTTTGAAATTTGCGGTGAACCTATGATAATCCATATCTTAAAAAAAGCATATGAAATTAGTGATGATGTTAGTGTTGTGCTAAATCACCAATTTGATGAAATTAAAGATGTTATACTTAGCAAATTTAAAAATACTAAAATCTACAAACAAGATATTAAAAATTACCCAGGAACTGCTGGAGCGCTAAAAGATATCAAATTTAATAAAGAAAAAACTCTTATTCTTTGTGGAGATATGCCACTTATAAAGATAGATGAACTTAAAAAATTGATTTTAACAAATGCAGATATAACACTTAGTGTTTTTGAGGCAAAAGATCCAACAGGCTATGGAAGAGTTATAAATATAAATGGCGAGATACAAAAAATAGTTGAAGAAAAAGATGCAACAGAAGAAGAAAAACTAGTAAGATCTTCAAATGCAGGTTGCTACTGCTTTAAGAGTGAGGTTTTAAAACAAATTTTGCCTAAAATTTCAAATAAAAACACACAAAATGAATACTACTTAACAGATAGCATTAAAATAGCTAAAAATATGAATTTATCTTGCTTAGCTATAGAAGTTAATGAAGATAATTTTATGGGCATAAATGACAAATTTGCACTTAGCAAGGCTGAGGAGATTATGCAAGATGAGATTAAAGAAGCACTGATGAAGCAAGGCGTTTTAATGAGACTTCCAAAAACTATCTATATAGATAGCAGAGCTAAATTTGAAGGCGAATGTGCGATTGAAGAAAATGCAAGCATTATAGGCGATAGCTATATAAAAAATAGTATTATTAAAAGTTCAACCATAATTGAATATAGTTATATAGAAAACTCTGACATAGGTCCTTTGGCACACATTAGACCTAAATGTGAGATAAAAGATACACACATTGGAAATTTTGTAGAACTTAAAAATGCAAAAGTCAATGGAATTAAGGCTGGGCATCTTAGCTATCTTGGAGATTGTGAAATCCAAAGCGGAACTAATGTGGGGTGTGGGACAATTACTTGTAACTATGATGGCAAAAATAAATATAAAACAATTATAGGCAAAAATGTTTTTATTGGAAGTGACACTCAGTTTGTTGCTCCTGTGGTTATTGAAGATGATGTAATTATAGGTGCAGGCTCTACTATAACAAAAGATGTTAAAAAAGGAAGCTTAGCAATAAGTAGAGCAAAGCAGATAAATAAAGATGAATTTTATTATAAATTTTTTAAGGATGAAAATGTTAACAAATAA